The Coprobacter tertius genome includes a region encoding these proteins:
- a CDS encoding DMT family transporter: MQPRNNFFYHLLAIITVSIWGITFVSTKILISHGLTPTEIFISRFTLAYIGIWLISPAKLFLKNGRDELLFAGAGLCGGSLYFITENTALGITFASNVSLIVCTSPLLTTLLSFLFYRKERLSANLIYGSLIALAGVSLVVFNGSFILKINPLGDILTLIAALMWAFYCIILKKIGNRYPTLFVTRKVFFYGIVTALPFALTQQPFPDLSVFTNISVIFNLLFLGIVASMLCYYMWNTIVKKIGIIQATNYIYINPLVTLLASSIILNETLTFISLFGAGLILFGVYLAERKFPLRNKAALTYKK, encoded by the coding sequence ATGCAACCGAGAAACAATTTCTTTTATCATCTACTTGCGATTATCACAGTTAGTATTTGGGGAATTACATTTGTTTCTACCAAAATACTCATCTCTCACGGTCTTACGCCTACCGAAATTTTTATCAGTCGTTTTACATTGGCATACATCGGTATATGGCTAATTTCTCCCGCAAAATTATTTTTAAAAAACGGAAGAGACGAATTATTATTTGCAGGTGCAGGCCTCTGTGGAGGATCATTATATTTTATTACCGAAAATACGGCCTTAGGCATAACTTTCGCCTCTAACGTTTCTCTTATCGTATGCACATCACCCTTACTAACAACATTACTTTCTTTCCTGTTTTACCGAAAAGAACGATTAAGCGCTAACCTTATTTACGGATCACTGATTGCCCTTGCCGGAGTTTCTTTAGTCGTTTTCAACGGAAGCTTTATTCTTAAAATAAATCCTTTAGGCGATATATTAACTCTTATCGCAGCCCTTATGTGGGCATTTTATTGTATTATTTTAAAAAAGATAGGAAATCGCTACCCCACCCTGTTCGTCACGAGAAAAGTATTTTTTTACGGAATTGTTACAGCACTTCCTTTCGCACTGACACAACAACCATTCCCAGACTTATCTGTCTTCACTAACATAAGTGTTATCTTTAATTTACTATTCCTCGGTATTGTCGCTTCTATGCTTTGTTATTACATGTGGAACACAATTGTTAAAAAAATAGGAATTATACAAGCAACAAATTATATTTATATCAACCCTTTAGTCACACTATTAGCATCGTCCATTATCCTTAATGAAACTTTAACATTTATATCTCTCTTCGGTGCCGGACTCATATTATTTGGTGTATATCTAGCCGAACGAAAATTTCCATTACGAAATAAAGCCGCTCTCACTTACAAAAAATAA
- a CDS encoding DUF2326 domain-containing protein, with product MFLKSLIISTTTKVIREISFHKGINLIVDESEEQITGNNVGKTTVLRLIDFCLGGDAKDIYIDPENKKTEYLLVKDYLIKNKIIITLTLGHSIERDNEDVVIKRNFLSKPRKEIIREINGEFVTKEDFEDKLSELLLPDLQKDKPTFRQVISHNIRYSDLRISNTLKTLDSYTSDAEYETLYLHLFGCNFTSGNDRQQILEKIKAENTYKKRLEKNQSRNEYEVLLEWIDSQIEALNKKKSSLNINEDFESDINSLNEVKYSVNSVSSEIASLNLRKNIILDAKQDFESQKSDIDTQVLGTIYEQAASLIPNLQRKFEELVAYHNQMLVQKIKFITQDLPLIENKIQEKNKELTSLIYKEQILSEKIMQSDTFEELENIIQDLNDLFKKKGEYENIINQISEVDTNIKKLNTELKEIDEQLFSPDFESIVRNQLKKFNKFFGEISNQLYGEQYAITYNIITNRQGQKIYKFSSFNVNHSSGKKQGEISCFDIAYTLFADEEKVSCLHFLLNDKKELVHDNQLKRIAEIVNNNDIQFVASILRDKLPAELNKEEYFAVKLSQDDKLFRIENQ from the coding sequence ATGTTCTTAAAATCATTAATAATATCAACTACAACTAAAGTCATTAGGGAAATTTCTTTTCATAAGGGAATCAATCTTATTGTTGATGAAAGTGAAGAGCAAATAACAGGAAATAACGTTGGAAAGACTACCGTTCTTCGTCTAATCGATTTTTGTTTAGGAGGAGACGCTAAAGATATTTATATTGATCCTGAGAACAAAAAAACAGAATATCTACTTGTTAAAGACTACTTAATAAAAAACAAAATCATCATAACTCTCACTTTAGGGCATAGCATAGAAAGAGATAATGAGGATGTAGTTATAAAAAGAAATTTTTTGTCAAAGCCAAGAAAAGAAATTATTAGAGAAATAAATGGAGAGTTTGTCACTAAAGAAGACTTTGAAGATAAGCTATCAGAATTATTATTACCAGACCTTCAAAAAGATAAACCAACATTCAGGCAGGTTATTTCTCATAACATTCGTTATAGCGATTTGAGGATTTCCAATACGCTAAAGACCCTAGATTCTTATACGTCAGATGCTGAGTATGAAACACTGTATTTACATTTATTTGGCTGTAATTTTACTTCAGGTAATGATAGGCAGCAGATTTTAGAAAAAATAAAAGCGGAAAATACATATAAGAAAAGACTGGAAAAAAATCAATCCCGTAATGAATATGAAGTCCTTCTGGAATGGATTGACAGTCAAATAGAGGCTTTGAATAAAAAGAAATCTAGCTTAAATATCAATGAAGATTTTGAATCAGATATTAATTCACTGAATGAAGTTAAATATTCAGTAAACTCTGTAAGTTCAGAAATTGCTTCATTGAATCTTCGTAAAAATATAATTTTAGATGCAAAGCAAGATTTTGAATCTCAAAAATCAGATATAGATACACAAGTATTGGGGACTATATACGAGCAAGCTGCCTCATTGATTCCCAACTTACAAAGAAAATTTGAGGAACTTGTAGCATATCATAATCAGATGCTTGTGCAAAAAATTAAGTTTATAACCCAAGACTTACCTCTCATAGAAAATAAAATACAAGAGAAAAATAAAGAACTTACTTCTCTTATATATAAAGAACAAATTCTATCTGAAAAAATTATGCAATCAGATACATTTGAAGAATTAGAGAATATCATACAGGATTTAAATGACTTATTCAAGAAAAAGGGAGAATATGAAAACATAATTAATCAAATATCTGAAGTAGATACAAATATTAAAAAACTAAATACAGAATTAAAGGAAATTGATGAACAGCTATTTTCCCCGGATTTTGAATCTATCGTAAGGAATCAATTAAAAAAATTCAATAAATTCTTTGGGGAAATTTCAAATCAGCTATACGGAGAACAATATGCAATAACTTATAATATTATAACTAACCGTCAAGGGCAGAAAATTTATAAGTTTAGTTCTTTCAATGTAAATCACAGTTCAGGTAAAAAACAAGGCGAAATATCCTGTTTTGATATAGCCTATACATTGTTTGCTGATGAAGAAAAAGTATCATGTCTTCATTTTCTTCTAAATGATAAAAAAGAATTGGTTCATGATAATCAGTTGAAAAGAATAGCGGAAATTGTTAATAACAACGATATTCAATTTGTTGCTTCTATACTTAGAGATAAGCTTCCCGCTGAATTAAATAAAGAGGAATACTTTGCAGTCAAGCTTTCACAGGACGATAAGTTATTTAGGATAGAAAATCAATAA
- a CDS encoding DUF5712 family protein has protein sequence MHIDFAPPSNGTYNNTNSSRQLANYLEHEDLERMEKGIYTEGFFNLTDDNIYKSKVIKDIDSNIGQLLKTDAKFFAIHVSPSEKELRAMGNTELDQAEAMKRYIREVFIPEYAKNFNKGLSETDIKFYGKIHFDRSRSDNELNMHCHLIVSRKDQANKKKLSPLTNHKNTKNGVIKGGFDRVNLFQQTEQGFDKLFDYNRQLSELFDYYNTMKNGSLKDKLQMQKHELKAPENIFTSEKKKAIEKIQIGKKGTEMAASRIANKQENNFSNNIENKENFNSTDLRQFSAFSILPSTTDINRIDEQQLPIPKKKKKPKLRR, from the coding sequence ATGCATATAGACTTTGCCCCACCATCAAATGGAACATACAATAATACTAATAGTAGCCGACAGCTAGCTAATTATTTAGAGCATGAAGATTTAGAACGAATGGAAAAGGGTATCTATACCGAAGGCTTTTTCAATCTGACAGATGATAATATCTATAAATCAAAGGTCATAAAAGATATAGATAGCAATATCGGACAACTCCTGAAAACAGATGCTAAGTTTTTCGCTATCCATGTCAGCCCATCGGAAAAGGAACTTCGGGCAATGGGTAACACAGAACTGGATCAAGCCGAAGCTATGAAACGCTATATTCGTGAAGTGTTTATTCCTGAATATGCCAAGAACTTCAATAAAGGACTATCTGAAACTGATATAAAGTTCTATGGCAAGATTCATTTCGACCGTAGTCGTTCAGATAATGAACTAAATATGCACTGTCATTTGATTGTTAGCCGGAAAGATCAAGCCAACAAAAAGAAGTTATCACCGCTCACCAATCACAAGAATACCAAGAACGGAGTAATCAAAGGTGGATTTGACCGTGTAAACCTATTCCAACAGACAGAACAGGGTTTTGATAAGCTATTCGACTACAACCGCCAACTATCAGAATTGTTTGATTACTACAACACTATGAAAAACGGCAGTTTAAAAGACAAACTTCAGATGCAGAAACACGAACTGAAAGCTCCCGAAAATATTTTTACTAGTGAAAAGAAAAAGGCGATAGAAAAGATACAGATAGGAAAAAAGGGAACTGAGATGGCAGCAAGCAGGATAGCAAATAAACAGGAAAACAACTTTTCAAACAATATTGAAAATAAAGAAAATTTCAATTCGACCGATTTAAGACAATTCTCTGCTTTTTCAATTTTGCCTTCGACTACTGATATCAATCGAATTGACGAACAGCAACTGCCGATACCAAAGAAAAAGAAGAAGCCGAAACTCAGGAGGTAG
- a CDS encoding helix-turn-helix domain-containing protein: MYIDNENFEKWMEKLSKKLSEIGKDLKSLINTDRVLDDNEKIFDNQDLAFLLKVSFRTLQRYRVSGVLPFFTIGKKTYYRAGDIRSFIRERADFQSYKQFEKGNQLENQP; the protein is encoded by the coding sequence ATGTATATTGACAACGAAAACTTTGAGAAATGGATGGAAAAGCTATCCAAGAAACTCTCTGAAATAGGGAAAGACTTAAAATCCCTAATCAATACCGATAGAGTATTAGATGATAATGAAAAGATATTCGATAATCAGGATTTAGCCTTTCTTCTGAAAGTATCTTTCCGAACTCTTCAACGTTATAGGGTAAGCGGGGTACTACCTTTCTTTACCATCGGAAAGAAAACTTATTATCGTGCTGGTGACATCCGGTCTTTCATTCGTGAACGTGCCGATTTCCAAAGCTACAAACAGTTTGAAAAAGGCAATCAATTAGAGAATCAGCCTTGA
- a CDS encoding TIGR03915 family putative DNA repair protein: MLIFRYDNTFEGFLSAVFDAYDRKTFPERLIGENEPEPLFTESIHTVITDKKKADRVWKGLQKKLSHIVCNMLMCTWLSEIPETEDLLLRYVRKVFDTPYSIAMNFTDNDVLEIKKIAQKVSKESHYINQFLRFQKTADGMFFGPVAPLYNALPLSIGHLKNRFADQQWLIYDLKRQYGYYYDLITVTEITFKEGNKIIDAKLNQNLLDENELFFQDLWKGYFKAVTIKERINPKLHRQNMPRRFWKYLTEK, from the coding sequence ATGCTGATATTCCGTTACGATAATACATTCGAAGGTTTTCTCTCTGCCGTATTCGACGCATACGATAGAAAAACCTTTCCCGAACGGCTCATTGGAGAAAACGAGCCCGAACCTTTATTTACGGAATCTATTCATACGGTCATCACCGATAAGAAAAAAGCCGACAGAGTATGGAAAGGGCTACAAAAAAAACTTTCTCATATCGTATGCAATATGTTGATGTGTACTTGGCTATCTGAAATACCGGAAACCGAAGACTTATTGTTGAGATATGTACGGAAAGTTTTCGATACTCCTTATTCTATCGCTATGAATTTTACCGATAACGATGTCCTCGAAATAAAAAAAATAGCACAGAAGGTTTCCAAAGAAAGCCATTATATAAATCAGTTTCTTCGTTTTCAGAAAACTGCAGACGGAATGTTTTTTGGGCCCGTTGCGCCCCTTTATAATGCGCTGCCTCTTAGTATAGGTCATTTAAAAAACCGATTTGCCGATCAACAATGGCTCATTTACGACTTAAAACGCCAATACGGTTATTATTATGATTTAATCACTGTCACAGAAATAACTTTTAAAGAAGGTAATAAAATTATCGATGCAAAATTAAACCAAAACCTACTCGATGAAAACGAATTATTTTTTCAAGATTTATGGAAAGGATACTTTAAAGCTGTTACAATAAAAGAACGCATAAACCCGAAACTTCACAGACAGAATATGCCTCGGCGTTTCTGGAAATACCTTACCGAAAAATAA
- a CDS encoding putative DNA modification/repair radical SAM protein yields MKESVFGKLTVLAESAKYDVSCASSGTSRKNRPGSVGSASGWGICHSFTEDGRCVSLLKIMLTNFCIYDCAYCINRRSNDIPRATFTVEELVELTIEFYRRNYIEGLFLSSGVVNNPDFTMERMVRVIKCLRTQYRFNGYIHMKSIPGASNQLVREAGLYADRLSINVEIPKEQNLKMLAPEKDHASVYRPMRYIQEGILASTEERRKFRHAPRFAPAGQSTQMIIGATDESDKDILQLSAALYRRPSMKRVYYSGFIPVNSYDNRLPSLKQAPLVRENRLYQADWLLRFYGFKTEEIVDEAFPQLDLEIDPKLSWALRHPEMFPVDLDKADYALILRVPGIGVKSAKLIIHARRYGRISSSVLKKMGVVMKKARYFIICRELPVETVQELSPIRVRQILTAKNTPKETDSHQLSLTFPE; encoded by the coding sequence ATGAAAGAAAGCGTATTTGGGAAATTAACCGTATTGGCTGAATCAGCCAAATATGACGTATCATGCGCATCAAGCGGTACAAGCCGAAAAAACCGGCCGGGTTCTGTAGGAAGTGCCTCTGGATGGGGCATTTGCCACAGTTTTACCGAAGACGGACGCTGCGTTTCTCTACTGAAAATAATGCTGACAAACTTTTGTATCTATGATTGCGCTTATTGTATCAATCGCAGAAGCAACGATATTCCCCGAGCAACGTTTACCGTTGAAGAATTAGTAGAACTTACCATAGAATTTTATCGTAGAAATTACATCGAAGGCCTATTTTTAAGCTCAGGAGTCGTAAATAATCCCGATTTTACGATGGAACGCATGGTACGTGTTATCAAATGCTTACGCACTCAATACCGATTTAACGGTTACATACATATGAAAAGTATTCCGGGTGCAAGTAATCAACTGGTTCGTGAAGCCGGGTTATATGCCGACCGTCTAAGCATAAACGTAGAAATACCCAAAGAACAAAATCTTAAAATGCTGGCTCCAGAGAAAGATCATGCCAGCGTTTACCGCCCGATGCGTTACATTCAGGAAGGGATATTGGCCAGCACAGAAGAACGTCGGAAATTCAGACATGCCCCTCGATTTGCTCCGGCCGGCCAAAGTACACAAATGATTATCGGAGCGACAGACGAAAGCGATAAAGATATATTGCAGCTTTCGGCCGCATTGTACCGCCGTCCCAGTATGAAGCGCGTTTATTATTCGGGCTTTATTCCAGTTAATAGTTACGACAACAGGCTCCCGTCTCTGAAACAGGCTCCTCTTGTACGGGAAAATAGATTATACCAGGCCGATTGGCTTCTTCGGTTTTACGGATTCAAAACCGAAGAAATCGTAGATGAGGCATTTCCTCAGCTCGATCTCGAAATAGACCCGAAATTATCTTGGGCTTTACGTCATCCCGAAATGTTTCCGGTCGATCTCGACAAAGCAGATTACGCGCTCATTTTACGTGTACCCGGTATAGGAGTGAAATCGGCTAAACTCATCATTCATGCGCGTCGATATGGAAGAATTTCTTCTTCCGTTCTGAAAAAAATGGGTGTAGTCATGAAAAAAGCACGTTACTTTATCATTTGCCGCGAACTCCCTGTAGAGACAGTACAAGAACTTTCGCCTATACGGGTAAGGCAGATTTTGACGGCTAAAAACACCCCAAAAGAAACCGACAGTCATCAACTTTCTCTGACCTTTCCAGAATAA
- a CDS encoding BfmA/BtgA family mobilization protein, whose amino-acid sequence MPNSSRKTIFTTISIDKETAALVEKLCKRYSLKKSEVVKLAFGYIDRAHINPSEAPESVKSELAKINKRQDDIIRFIRHYEEEQLNPMIRATNSIALRFDAIDKTLETLILSQLEASQERQTAVLKKLSEQFCNHADVINNQSKQINALYQIHQRDYKKLLQLIQLYSELSACGVMDSKRKENLRTEISNLINT is encoded by the coding sequence ATGCCAAACAGCAGTCGAAAAACGATATTCACTACCATTTCCATAGACAAGGAAACGGCAGCTTTGGTAGAAAAGCTATGCAAACGCTATTCACTGAAAAAGAGTGAAGTTGTAAAGTTGGCGTTCGGGTATATAGATAGGGCACATATCAATCCATCCGAAGCTCCTGAATCGGTAAAATCGGAACTGGCGAAAATAAATAAGAGACAGGATGATATTATCCGCTTCATTCGTCATTACGAGGAAGAACAACTGAATCCCATGATACGGGCAACAAATTCTATCGCTTTGCGTTTCGATGCTATCGACAAGACTTTGGAAACTCTTATTCTTTCTCAACTGGAAGCCAGTCAGGAAAGACAAACAGCCGTACTTAAAAAGTTAAGCGAACAATTCTGTAATCATGCCGATGTGATAAACAACCAATCCAAACAGATTAATGCGCTCTACCAGATACACCAACGAGATTATAAAAAATTACTTCAACTGATACAACTCTATTCAGAACTATCTGCTTGCGGTGTGATGGATAGTAAAAGGAAAGAGAATCTGAGAACCGAAATCAGCAATCTTATAAATACATAG
- a CDS encoding endonuclease NucS domain-containing protein: MKKQEDIIRDYIAEHLELLDPNLKLIQKEYKLNNLYGSKGFIDILAIDIERNFVIIEIKHSDKAARETLNEINKYIGLIKQNYHAKESEIRCIIASVHWHELLAPFSEFVSQSKYHIEGVILNLDENDIPIKATRVKPIPTHEPREYAPYQIILEYNNKDDRDKIYPYVRSHIQKRGVSNFVLLKIENHKNPLVIYKYAILIGFETYTAEKYLELIKKVTSLEEEDWMIYSQEEDLSTLCDVFISTFDFHKFCDMLEIISFETFSQMITSAKWEVTNTEKSGIFNSDPRYDIDFLKTELSGISGYNQTIFIASSESENKHKMAEIRNTFRNVLQDMPEWEFHIDHILDDLEKNKDKFNMTIIIYNPLSLLLSFVKCFEEKTEKYMPYYSINVNFKSYDLIFNGFIVWNGKTPNLEYFSNLFRNSALNVFIEETFLNGKEKIMKNLELVYFNGCSIITNGQKIERGILDYSKKYNKDGEYVSLKAFFNKNTTLMNLLQYYTHTTIETNNY; this comes from the coding sequence ATGAAAAAACAAGAGGACATCATCCGTGATTACATCGCCGAACATTTAGAATTATTAGATCCGAACTTAAAATTAATTCAAAAAGAATACAAACTTAATAATTTATACGGCAGCAAAGGATTTATAGATATTCTTGCAATAGATATAGAACGAAATTTTGTAATTATAGAGATAAAACATTCTGATAAAGCCGCCCGGGAAACCTTAAATGAAATAAATAAATACATCGGACTTATTAAACAAAATTATCATGCAAAAGAAAGCGAAATAAGATGTATTATTGCATCTGTACATTGGCATGAATTATTAGCACCTTTCTCCGAATTCGTATCTCAATCTAAGTATCATATAGAAGGTGTTATTTTAAATTTAGACGAAAACGATATCCCGATAAAAGCAACAAGAGTAAAACCTATACCAACACACGAGCCAAGAGAATATGCACCCTATCAAATAATACTTGAATACAACAATAAAGATGACAGAGACAAAATCTATCCTTATGTTCGTTCACATATCCAAAAACGAGGAGTCAGTAACTTTGTTTTATTAAAAATTGAAAATCATAAAAACCCGCTTGTTATTTATAAATACGCTATATTAATCGGGTTCGAAACCTATACTGCTGAGAAATATCTTGAATTAATAAAAAAAGTAACCTCTCTGGAGGAAGAAGATTGGATGATATATTCTCAGGAAGAAGACCTATCAACATTATGCGATGTTTTTATCTCGACTTTTGATTTTCATAAATTTTGCGACATGTTAGAAATTATATCATTCGAAACATTCTCTCAAATGATTACCAGTGCAAAATGGGAAGTTACCAATACTGAAAAATCAGGAATTTTCAATTCAGATCCCAGATATGACATCGATTTTTTAAAAACTGAACTAAGCGGTATTTCCGGATATAATCAAACAATATTTATTGCCTCCTCTGAGAGTGAAAATAAGCATAAAATGGCTGAAATAAGAAATACGTTCCGGAATGTATTACAGGATATGCCTGAGTGGGAATTTCATATCGATCATATATTAGATGACTTGGAAAAGAATAAAGATAAATTTAATATGACAATCATCATATACAATCCATTGTCGTTGCTTTTGTCCTTTGTTAAATGCTTTGAAGAAAAAACTGAAAAATACATGCCTTATTATTCTATAAACGTTAATTTTAAATCTTATGATCTTATATTCAATGGATTTATCGTTTGGAACGGAAAAACGCCAAATTTAGAATATTTCTCAAACTTATTCAGGAATAGTGCATTAAATGTTTTTATCGAAGAAACTTTCCTAAATGGTAAAGAAAAAATAATGAAAAATCTAGAATTAGTTTATTTCAATGGCTGCAGTATTATAACAAATGGACAAAAAATTGAACGAGGAATATTAGATTATAGCAAAAAGTATAATAAAGATGGTGAATATGTATCATTAAAAGCTTTCTTTAATAAAAACACAACATTAATGAATCTTTTACAATACTATACACATACGACAATAGAGACTAATAATTATTAG
- a CDS encoding ABC-three component system middle component 6 — protein sequence MITTMLLPDNIHPENSVYYNGAVVLELIQQYKCIELTELYILVKQKKNMSYPILILCLDWLYLLNAAIINKKGEVCLCS from the coding sequence ATGATTACAACTATGCTACTTCCTGATAACATCCATCCTGAAAATAGTGTTTACTATAATGGTGCAGTTGTATTGGAATTGATACAACAATACAAATGTATTGAACTTACAGAGTTATATATTCTTGTCAAACAGAAAAAGAATATGAGTTACCCAATTCTGATTTTATGTTTGGATTGGCTTTACTTATTGAATGCTGCTATTATAAATAAGAAAGGAGAAGTTTGTTTATGTTCTTAA
- a CDS encoding ABC-three component system protein, with translation MNRATYYNFIEERLITLCTRVELRGKINILDYHLHSENFYRDLFNKLYTWNLENLNSLVQNVEAIDLIDRTKNIIIQVSATNTKAKIDSALSKPSLFSTNYTGFNFKFISIARDANNLRSQSYTPPTGINFIPATDIYDARSILQDIYNLDINTFEIIYKLIKSELGRETDVLRLESNLSSVINILSKENLAPVDLNANINSFEIDRKIDFNNLNTSKEIINDYKYSHHIVDRIYSEFDKSGCNKSISVLNTIKGEYNKHSLESSGDELFNLVISNISERILQSSNFEKIPQEEMEMCVGILVVDAFIRCKIFKNPNDYNYATS, from the coding sequence ATGAATAGAGCAACATATTATAATTTTATTGAGGAACGGCTCATTACCCTTTGCACACGAGTTGAGTTAAGGGGGAAGATAAATATTCTCGATTATCACTTACATTCTGAAAATTTCTATCGGGACTTATTTAACAAACTATATACATGGAATCTTGAAAATCTGAATTCTTTGGTTCAAAATGTAGAAGCGATTGACCTTATTGACAGAACTAAGAACATTATAATTCAAGTATCTGCGACTAATACAAAAGCAAAGATTGATAGTGCTTTAAGCAAACCATCTTTGTTCTCAACAAACTATACAGGTTTTAACTTTAAATTTATTTCTATCGCTAGAGATGCAAACAACTTAAGAAGCCAATCATATACTCCCCCTACAGGTATTAATTTTATTCCTGCTACTGATATATACGATGCAAGGTCGATATTGCAAGATATATATAATTTGGATATAAACACATTTGAAATAATATATAAACTAATCAAAAGTGAGCTGGGGAGAGAAACAGATGTTTTAAGACTGGAATCAAATCTCTCATCAGTAATCAATATTCTTTCAAAAGAAAATTTAGCCCCAGTTGATTTAAATGCTAACATAAATAGTTTTGAGATTGATCGGAAAATAGATTTTAACAATCTCAATACATCAAAAGAAATAATAAACGACTATAAATATAGTCATCATATAGTTGATAGGATATATTCCGAATTCGACAAATCTGGATGTAACAAAAGTATCTCAGTTCTTAATACGATAAAGGGCGAGTATAACAAACATTCATTAGAATCGAGTGGCGATGAATTATTTAACCTTGTTATTTCGAATATTTCAGAGAGAATTCTTCAAAGTTCTAACTTTGAGAAGATACCTCAAGAAGAAATGGAAATGTGTGTTGGCATACTTGTAGTAGATGCTTTTATAAGATGCAAGATTTTCAAAAATCCTAATGATTACAACTATGCTACTTCCTGA
- a CDS encoding DUF2271 domain-containing protein, producing the protein MNKMGLTLIYLWLVSLCSCQQELIEYEKGDIKVCIEQGEQWLHDFPLFLGINKKNPPQIAVWLEDTQGNYLSTVYVTHKIATQSWQASGGNRRKEALPHWCYSRGVKYDDGLYLPTKKEPLTDGISGATPHGSFNIKLSPAIALKTFVVKIEINHSTDFNEAFPKSAKEGEANYSGGKEGSGQPAIVYAANVDLSAGEKSFEANLVGHSSPNGSSGEVSKDTSGLTTALHIVKRITVIIQ; encoded by the coding sequence ATGAATAAAATGGGATTGACATTGATTTATTTATGGCTTGTCAGCCTTTGTTCCTGCCAACAGGAATTGATTGAGTATGAGAAAGGAGATATAAAAGTATGCATTGAACAGGGTGAACAATGGCTGCATGACTTTCCTTTGTTCTTAGGTATCAACAAAAAGAACCCACCTCAAATTGCTGTCTGGTTGGAAGATACACAAGGAAATTATCTTTCAACGGTCTATGTAACTCATAAGATCGCCACTCAATCTTGGCAAGCATCGGGAGGAAACCGACGAAAAGAAGCTCTACCTCACTGGTGCTATTCACGTGGAGTTAAATACGATGATGGACTTTATTTGCCTACAAAGAAAGAACCATTAACAGATGGTATATCAGGAGCAACCCCACATGGAAGTTTTAATATCAAATTAAGTCCGGCAATAGCATTAAAGACATTCGTTGTAAAAATAGAAATAAATCATTCCACTGATTTCAATGAAGCCTTCCCTAAATCAGCCAAAGAAGGAGAAGCTAACTATTCTGGAGGTAAAGAAGGAAGCGGACAACCAGCAATCGTATACGCTGCCAATGTAGATTTATCGGCAGGCGAAAAATCATTTGAAGCAAATCTGGTGGGGCATAGTAGTCCTAATGGCAGTTCCGGAGAAGTCAGTAAAGATACATCGGGGCTGACAACTGCTTTACATATCGTAAAACGTATAACTGTAATTATCCAATGA